The following proteins are co-located in the bacterium genome:
- the pbpC gene encoding penicillin-binding protein 1C: MALRREWKQRSRRAWAVARPALETLAASRKARFFLAFLLSFKLLDLLFPLPLDRALQDYSTVVSDTQGVPLRIFSDSRNEWRLKCRLEDVSEPLRRSILYYEDRWFYWHPGINPFSLIRAFWTNHRAGKVVCGGSTLTMQVARLLEPKERTYSSKALEVLRALQLEWHLPKDRIFELYLNLAPYGGNLVGVRSACLAYFHEPPSRVSYSQAALLTVIPKSPNGYRLDRNYGAARFRRDQVLHKLAVLGALSPNDLKLALREENPVAEREFPFEAPHFTDWVKSSSPRAADIRTPLDRRIQSICQSLTERHLRILAASQIHQAAVVVMDNKTAQVLAMVGSGDFQDDRYQGQVNGALASRSPGSTLKPLLYALAMDKGMITPRTLLEDVPISYDGYQPSNFDGKYAGVVSARNALAQSLNVPAVILNHRLGPDGLYTLLARDRVRGLNPNPYYYGLPIVLGACEVSLVELCEFYSCLARGGDLKKASFLKDLEGEDLGPILSPGACYLVSEILTDVHRPDFPDTWESLADAPKIAWKTGTSYGYKDAWSIGYNSRFTVGVWTGNFTGEGSRDLVGGTAAAPLLFHIFRALDQLEPGGWFRRPDDVGIREVCALSGAPPGQACSERTTDYYLKNVSSTRECTFHQMRKVDALTGELVCSACEKGRKCYEKPFEVWPAWIATWLRRAGYPLKTLPPHASWCQRPEDGSAPHIHSPEDKTEFSLRPGIAREDQKILLLASVYSNVKKVYWLVDGKLAGSGPPEQKVFYVPAPGKHRVVCLDDAGRSSTSEITILQ; the protein is encoded by the coding sequence TTGGCCTTGCGGCGCGAATGGAAGCAGAGGTCCCGGCGGGCCTGGGCGGTGGCCCGGCCCGCCCTGGAGACCCTGGCCGCTTCCCGGAAGGCCCGGTTTTTCCTGGCCTTCCTCCTGTCGTTCAAGCTGCTGGACCTGCTCTTCCCGCTCCCCCTCGACCGGGCGCTCCAGGACTATTCCACGGTCGTCTCCGACACCCAAGGCGTCCCCCTTCGGATCTTCAGCGACAGCCGCAACGAATGGCGGCTCAAATGCAGGTTGGAGGATGTTTCCGAACCCCTGCGGCGCTCGATCCTCTATTACGAGGACCGCTGGTTCTATTGGCACCCGGGGATCAACCCCTTCTCCCTTATCAGGGCATTCTGGACCAACCACCGGGCGGGAAAGGTGGTCTGCGGCGGCTCCACCCTCACCATGCAGGTCGCCCGGCTCCTGGAGCCCAAGGAGAGGACCTATTCCTCCAAGGCCCTGGAGGTGCTTCGGGCCCTCCAATTGGAATGGCATCTTCCCAAAGACCGGATCTTCGAACTTTACCTGAACCTGGCCCCCTATGGCGGCAACCTGGTGGGGGTGCGGTCGGCCTGCCTCGCTTATTTCCATGAACCGCCTTCCCGGGTGAGCTATTCCCAGGCGGCGTTACTGACGGTCATCCCCAAATCCCCCAACGGCTATCGTTTGGACCGCAATTACGGGGCGGCCCGCTTCCGCCGGGACCAGGTCCTCCATAAGCTGGCCGTCCTCGGGGCCCTTTCCCCGAACGACCTGAAACTGGCCCTGCGGGAGGAGAACCCCGTGGCCGAACGGGAGTTCCCTTTCGAGGCCCCCCATTTCACCGATTGGGTCAAGTCCTCCTCCCCCCGGGCGGCCGACATCCGCACGCCCTTGGACCGGCGGATCCAGTCCATCTGCCAGAGCCTGACCGAGCGGCACCTGCGGATCCTGGCCGCCTCCCAGATCCACCAGGCCGCCGTGGTGGTGATGGACAACAAGACCGCCCAGGTCCTGGCCATGGTCGGGTCCGGGGATTTCCAGGACGACCGCTACCAGGGCCAGGTCAACGGGGCCCTGGCCTCTCGGTCGCCCGGTTCCACCTTGAAGCCGCTGCTTTACGCCCTGGCCATGGACAAGGGCATGATCACGCCCCGGACCCTCCTGGAGGATGTGCCCATTTCCTACGACGGATACCAACCCTCCAACTTCGACGGGAAATACGCCGGGGTGGTCAGCGCCCGCAACGCCCTCGCTCAATCGCTCAACGTCCCGGCGGTCATCCTCAACCATCGGCTGGGGCCCGACGGCCTTTACACCCTGCTCGCCCGGGACAGGGTCCGGGGCCTGAACCCGAATCCCTATTACTATGGTCTTCCGATCGTGTTGGGTGCCTGCGAGGTGAGCCTGGTGGAGCTTTGCGAGTTCTACAGCTGTCTCGCCCGGGGCGGCGACCTGAAGAAGGCCTCTTTCCTGAAGGACCTGGAGGGGGAGGATCTGGGCCCCATCCTCTCCCCCGGCGCCTGCTACCTGGTCTCCGAGATCCTGACCGACGTCCACCGCCCGGATTTCCCCGACACCTGGGAGAGCCTGGCCGACGCCCCCAAGATCGCCTGGAAGACCGGGACTTCCTATGGCTACAAGGATGCCTGGAGCATCGGTTATAACTCCCGGTTCACCGTCGGGGTCTGGACGGGGAATTTCACGGGCGAAGGGTCGCGGGACCTGGTGGGCGGCACCGCGGCCGCCCCCCTTCTCTTCCATATTTTCAGGGCCTTGGACCAATTGGAACCGGGTGGATGGTTCCGCCGGCCCGACGACGTCGGCATCCGGGAGGTCTGCGCCCTGAGCGGGGCGCCCCCGGGACAGGCCTGTTCGGAAAGGACCACCGATTATTACCTCAAGAACGTCTCCTCGACCCGGGAATGCACCTTCCATCAGATGCGCAAGGTCGACGCCCTGACGGGCGAGCTGGTCTGCAGCGCCTGCGAGAAGGGGCGTAAGTGTTATGAGAAACCCTTCGAGGTCTGGCCCGCTTGGATCGCCACCTGGCTCCGGCGGGCGGGCTATCCCCTCAAGACCCTTCCCCCTCACGCTTCCTGGTGCCAGAGGCCCGAGGACGGGTCCGCGCCCCACATCCATTCCCCCGAGGACAAGACCGAGTTCAGCCTCAGGCCCGGCATCGCCCGGGAGGACCAGAAGATCCTGCTCCTGGCCTCGGTCTACTCCAATGTGAAGAAGGTCTACTGGCTGGTGGACGGGAAATTGGCGGGGTCGGGCCCGCCGGAACAGAAGGTCTTCTACGTTCCGGCCCCCGGAAAGCACCGGGTGGTCTGCCTGGACGACGCGGGCCGTTCCTCGACCAGCGAGATCACCATCCTGCAGTGA
- a CDS encoding inorganic phosphate transporter has protein sequence MAFIILMALSFDFLNGFHDAANSIATVVSTRVLSPGQAVIWAAFFNFVAAFTVGTHVAKTVGKGMVDPAGITVYVILAALLAAILWDLITWYYGLPTSSSHALIGAFGGAAVVHGGWKVLILAGFQKTILFIFLSPILGLILGYIFMTLVFNLFNRFTPSAVDGIFRIGQFFSAAAYSIGHGANDSQKTMGIIVALLLAARRPEWAYHAGSEEIAWWIIVCCYAAMALGTMSGGWRIVKTMGQKITKLKPVGGFCAEMGGAISLFIAASMGVPVSTTHTITGAIIGVGSTTKFSSVRWGVAGRIVWAWILTIPASALVAALFQYAFISWGWN, from the coding sequence CTTTCGCCAGGCCAGGCGGTCATCTGGGCAGCCTTCTTCAACTTCGTGGCGGCCTTTACGGTAGGGACCCATGTGGCCAAGACGGTGGGGAAGGGGATGGTGGACCCCGCGGGCATCACCGTTTACGTCATCCTGGCCGCCCTCTTGGCCGCTATCCTCTGGGACCTGATCACCTGGTATTACGGCCTTCCGACCAGTTCCTCCCACGCCCTGATCGGTGCCTTCGGCGGTGCCGCCGTGGTCCACGGCGGATGGAAGGTGCTGATCCTGGCGGGTTTCCAGAAGACCATCCTGTTCATCTTCCTGTCGCCCATCCTGGGGCTCATCCTCGGCTACATTTTCATGACATTGGTCTTCAATCTCTTCAACCGCTTCACGCCCTCGGCGGTGGACGGGATCTTCCGGATCGGGCAGTTCTTCTCGGCGGCGGCCTATAGCATCGGGCATGGGGCCAACGACTCCCAAAAGACCATGGGCATCATCGTGGCCCTGCTCCTGGCGGCCCGGCGGCCTGAATGGGCCTACCACGCGGGGAGCGAGGAGATCGCCTGGTGGATCATCGTCTGTTGTTATGCCGCCATGGCCCTGGGGACCATGTCGGGCGGTTGGCGCATCGTCAAGACCATGGGCCAGAAGATCACCAAGTTGAAGCCCGTGGGCGGCTTCTGCGCCGAGATGGGCGGGGCGATCTCGCTCTTCATCGCGGCCTCCATGGGGGTCCCGGTCTCCACGACCCACACCATCACCGGCGCCATCATCGGGGTGGGGAGCACGACCAAGTTCTCCTCGGTCCGTTGGGGCGTGGCGGGACGGATCGTCTGGGCCTGGATCCTGACCATCCCGGCTTCCGCCCTTGTCGCCGCCCTGTTCCAGTACGCCTTCATTTCCTGGGGATGGAACTGA